Proteins from one Ramlibacter sp. PS4R-6 genomic window:
- a CDS encoding MFS transporter, translating to MAGTALDKTEMQARLMVAACTLMITMGFGVIVNVAVFLTPLAAEFGWARADLSLAYSVATVATGIGGIVMGLLADRLPVRPLLVCCAVIPGIALFMLSHMTSTAELYGWHLLLGLFGVGALMSPLNALAGQWFHRNPGFAIGIVSAGGALGQGLGPFIARQLVLAGGWRQAYVILAIGYLAVMLPLALYIRNAPRASAALAAANVPKFKDSPAWLLGWLCVAVVFCCMCMATPIMHVAALGSDRGLGATGSAGLLATMMVCGMAGRVAFGRLADRFGNLVAYIIASAGQTALAFMFPFAPGTLSLYVLSGIFGVVFSGAMTAFILCAREYAPAGRTAMAIGIVLFFAWGGMALGSWQGGLFFDICGTYTVSFVNASLGGVANLAVLALLYWRTTGGSLPQLPWRRAEAR from the coding sequence ATGGCCGGCACGGCACTCGACAAGACGGAAATGCAGGCGCGCCTGATGGTCGCGGCCTGCACGCTGATGATCACGATGGGCTTCGGCGTCATCGTGAACGTGGCGGTGTTCCTCACGCCACTGGCCGCGGAGTTCGGCTGGGCGCGCGCCGACCTGTCGCTGGCTTACTCGGTCGCCACGGTCGCAACCGGCATCGGCGGCATCGTGATGGGCCTGTTGGCCGACCGCCTGCCCGTGCGCCCGCTGCTGGTGTGCTGCGCCGTGATCCCTGGCATTGCGCTCTTCATGCTCTCGCACATGACGAGCACGGCCGAGCTGTACGGCTGGCACCTGCTGCTCGGGCTGTTCGGCGTGGGCGCGCTGATGTCGCCGCTCAACGCATTGGCCGGGCAGTGGTTCCACCGCAACCCGGGCTTCGCGATCGGCATCGTGTCGGCGGGCGGTGCGCTGGGGCAGGGGCTGGGCCCCTTCATCGCGCGGCAGCTGGTGCTGGCCGGCGGCTGGCGCCAGGCCTACGTCATTCTGGCCATCGGCTACCTCGCGGTGATGCTGCCGCTGGCGCTGTACATCCGCAACGCGCCGCGCGCGTCGGCCGCGCTGGCCGCGGCCAACGTGCCGAAGTTCAAGGACTCGCCCGCGTGGCTGCTGGGCTGGCTGTGCGTCGCTGTGGTGTTCTGCTGCATGTGCATGGCCACGCCGATCATGCACGTCGCGGCGCTCGGCTCCGACCGCGGCCTGGGCGCGACGGGCTCGGCCGGCCTGCTCGCGACGATGATGGTCTGCGGCATGGCCGGGCGCGTTGCGTTCGGGCGCCTCGCCGACCGCTTCGGCAACCTCGTCGCGTACATCATCGCGTCGGCGGGGCAGACCGCGCTGGCCTTCATGTTCCCCTTCGCACCCGGCACCCTGTCGCTCTACGTGCTCTCCGGCATCTTCGGCGTGGTGTTCAGCGGGGCGATGACGGCGTTCATCCTCTGCGCGCGCGAGTACGCACCTGCCGGGCGCACGGCGATGGCGATCGGCATCGTGCTTTTCTTCGCCTGGGGCGGCATGGCGCTGGGCAGTTGGCAGGGCGGCCTGTTCTTCGACATCTGCGGCACCTACACGGTGTCGTTCGTCAACGCATCGCTCGGCGGCGTCGCGAACCTCGCGGTGCTCGCGCTGCTGTACTGGCGCACGACGGGCGGCAGCTTGCCGCAGCTACCATGGCGGCGCGCCGAAGCCCGGTGA
- a CDS encoding hybrid sensor histidine kinase/response regulator gives MFEGKPLTPTDEAERLRLFISRISDYAIYMLGPDGTVASWNAGAQRFKGYAPDEIIGQHFSRFYTDEDRAAGVPVEALRRAREEGKFEAEGWRVRKDGSRFWAHVVIDPVTNEAGELIGFAKITRDITDKRAAQLALKESEERFRMLVQGVTDYAIYMLSPTGEVTNWNAGARRIKGYDDDEVIGTHFSRFYTEEERARGTPVKALAEATANGRYEAEGWRVRKDGTRFWAHVVIDAIRTDAGDLAGFAKITRDITERRKAAQELEKAREAMFQSQKLEAIGKLTGGVAHDFNNLLSVVTNGLDLLRHSVKDAAALNLIGSMEKAAQRGASLTNQLLTFARQQPVTPEPRELNRVITAFESVLRRATRSSIKFDLHLHGHLPTVLIDVALFEAALLNLVVNANDATLDGGSILVATHVSDLNAHEIGNLPAGRYVVVSVQDTGSGMSEEVISRAVEPFFTTKAVGKGTGLGLSQVYGMVQQSGGELKITSQLAQGTTVSMYFPISSEEPIQDSLPPPSDKVLVVDDQPDVLEMASEMFRTLGFQVVTATSGRQALEILARTNDVHLMFSDVVMPGLSGVELGMKAKEISPKTRVLLASGYTASAGNVQGFEFVSKPYRIADILKKLRLLG, from the coding sequence GTGTTTGAAGGAAAACCCCTGACGCCCACTGACGAGGCAGAGCGCCTGCGCCTGTTCATCTCCCGCATCTCCGACTATGCGATCTACATGCTCGGCCCGGACGGCACGGTGGCGAGCTGGAACGCGGGTGCGCAGCGCTTCAAGGGCTACGCGCCCGACGAGATCATCGGCCAGCATTTCTCGCGCTTCTACACGGATGAAGACCGCGCAGCCGGCGTGCCGGTCGAGGCGCTGCGCCGCGCACGGGAAGAAGGCAAGTTCGAGGCCGAAGGCTGGCGCGTGCGCAAGGACGGCAGCCGCTTCTGGGCGCACGTGGTCATCGATCCCGTCACCAACGAGGCCGGCGAGCTCATCGGCTTCGCCAAGATCACGCGCGACATCACCGACAAGCGCGCCGCGCAGCTGGCCCTGAAGGAGAGCGAAGAGCGCTTCCGGATGCTGGTGCAAGGTGTCACCGACTACGCGATCTACATGCTGTCGCCCACCGGCGAGGTCACCAACTGGAACGCGGGCGCGCGCCGCATCAAGGGGTACGACGACGACGAGGTGATCGGCACGCACTTCTCGCGCTTCTACACCGAGGAGGAGCGGGCGCGCGGCACTCCCGTGAAGGCCCTGGCGGAAGCCACCGCGAACGGGCGCTACGAAGCCGAAGGGTGGCGGGTGCGCAAGGACGGCACGCGCTTCTGGGCGCACGTGGTGATCGACGCGATCCGCACCGACGCGGGCGATCTCGCCGGCTTCGCCAAGATCACGCGCGACATCACCGAAAGGCGCAAGGCCGCGCAGGAGCTGGAGAAGGCGCGCGAAGCCATGTTCCAGTCGCAGAAACTGGAGGCGATCGGCAAGCTCACCGGCGGCGTCGCGCACGACTTCAACAACCTCCTGAGCGTTGTCACCAACGGCCTGGACCTGCTGCGGCATTCGGTCAAGGACGCGGCGGCGCTCAACCTGATCGGCAGCATGGAGAAAGCGGCGCAACGCGGTGCGTCGCTGACGAACCAGCTGCTCACGTTCGCCCGCCAGCAGCCCGTCACGCCGGAGCCGCGCGAGCTCAATCGCGTGATCACGGCGTTCGAATCGGTGCTGCGCCGCGCCACCCGCAGCTCGATCAAGTTCGACCTGCACCTGCATGGCCACCTGCCCACCGTGCTGATCGACGTGGCGCTGTTCGAGGCCGCGCTCCTCAACCTCGTCGTCAACGCGAACGACGCGACGCTGGACGGCGGGAGCATCCTGGTTGCCACCCACGTCAGCGACCTCAACGCCCACGAGATCGGCAACCTGCCGGCGGGGCGCTACGTCGTGGTGTCGGTGCAGGACACGGGCTCGGGCATGTCCGAAGAGGTCATCTCGCGCGCCGTGGAGCCCTTCTTCACGACCAAGGCCGTCGGCAAGGGGACGGGCCTCGGCCTGAGCCAGGTCTACGGCATGGTGCAGCAGTCCGGCGGCGAGCTGAAGATCACGTCGCAGCTGGCGCAGGGCACCACGGTCTCGATGTATTTCCCCATCTCGTCGGAAGAACCGATCCAGGACTCGCTGCCGCCCCCCAGCGACAAGGTGCTGGTCGTGGACGACCAGCCCGACGTGCTGGAGATGGCCAGCGAGATGTTCCGCACGCTCGGCTTCCAGGTCGTCACGGCGACGTCCGGCCGGCAGGCGCTGGAGATCCTCGCGCGCACCAACGACGTCCACCTGATGTTCAGCGACGTGGTGATGCCGGGCCTGAGCGGCGTGGAGCTGGGGATGAAGGCGAAGGAGATCTCGCCGAAGACGCGCGTCCTGCTCGCCTCGGGCTACACCGCGTCGGCGGGCAACGTCCAAGGCTTCGAGTTCGTGTCCAAGCCGTACCGCATCGCCGACATCCTGAAGAAGCTGCGGCTGCTGGGGTAG
- a CDS encoding type II 3-dehydroquinate dehydratase → MKFLVLHGPNLNLFGRREPHIYGHTTLAQIDAQLAALAGELGVQLETIQSNHEGALVDFLHKYIDEARGALVNPAGLTQHGVPLHDAIKAMPFPVIEVHMSNIAARESWRVHSIISPAVKGTIQGLGPQSYLMGLRALAALATEAK, encoded by the coding sequence GTGAAGTTCCTCGTCCTGCACGGCCCGAACCTCAACCTGTTCGGGCGCCGCGAGCCGCACATCTACGGCCACACCACGCTCGCGCAGATCGATGCGCAGCTCGCCGCGCTGGCCGGCGAGCTGGGCGTACAGCTCGAGACGATCCAGTCCAACCACGAAGGCGCACTGGTCGATTTCCTGCACAAGTACATCGACGAGGCGCGCGGCGCGCTGGTCAACCCGGCCGGGCTGACCCAGCACGGCGTGCCGCTGCACGACGCCATCAAGGCCATGCCCTTCCCCGTGATCGAGGTGCACATGTCCAACATCGCCGCGCGCGAGAGCTGGCGGGTGCATTCGATCATCTCGCCGGCCGTGAAGGGCACGATCCAGGGCCTGGGGCCGCAGTCCTACCTGATGGGGTTGCGCGCACTCGCCGCGCTGGCCACAGAGGCCAAGTAA
- a CDS encoding TRAP transporter substrate-binding protein — MNPITRRGLAAFTFLLAAASVGAQDIQERTIKFGHLNNPEHPTSLGVRKFAEIVAAKTGGKIKVQEFPSSQLGNELQQQSALQGGVQEMLVASTTSLNGIVKEFGLLDFPFLFSNAKQADAMVDGPLGKALAAKLPEKGVMILGFFDLGFRNVTNSKRPITKGSDLEGLKLRVIPNPVFLETFKTFGANPLPMPFAELYGALESKAVDGQENPFAVIASSKFYEVQKYVSGTNHVYATNPVQISKRFWDKLSPVEQKILQESAIEAQNWQRTVSREVSSKALSELTAKGMVYNDVPAAEMAKMRAAVKPVYDKFSAAYDPAIVTLFRTELERVSKL, encoded by the coding sequence GTGAACCCCATCACCCGCCGCGGCCTCGCCGCCTTCACCTTCCTTCTTGCCGCCGCGAGCGTTGGCGCGCAGGACATCCAGGAACGCACGATCAAGTTCGGGCACCTGAACAACCCCGAGCACCCGACGAGCCTGGGCGTGCGCAAGTTCGCCGAGATCGTCGCCGCCAAGACCGGCGGCAAGATCAAGGTGCAGGAATTCCCGTCCTCGCAGCTGGGCAACGAACTGCAGCAGCAGTCGGCGCTGCAAGGCGGCGTGCAGGAAATGCTGGTGGCCTCCACCACGTCGCTGAACGGCATCGTGAAGGAGTTCGGCCTGCTCGACTTCCCGTTCCTGTTCTCCAACGCCAAGCAGGCCGACGCGATGGTCGACGGCCCGCTCGGCAAGGCGCTTGCCGCGAAGCTGCCCGAGAAGGGCGTGATGATCCTGGGCTTCTTCGACCTGGGCTTTCGCAACGTCACCAACAGCAAGCGCCCGATCACCAAGGGCTCCGACCTCGAAGGCCTGAAGCTGCGCGTGATCCCCAACCCGGTGTTCCTGGAAACGTTCAAGACCTTTGGCGCGAACCCGCTGCCGATGCCGTTCGCCGAGCTGTACGGCGCGCTGGAGAGCAAGGCCGTGGACGGCCAGGAGAACCCGTTCGCCGTCATCGCGTCGAGCAAGTTCTACGAGGTGCAGAAGTACGTCAGCGGCACCAACCACGTGTACGCGACCAACCCGGTGCAGATCAGCAAGCGCTTCTGGGACAAGCTGTCGCCGGTGGAGCAGAAGATCCTGCAGGAGTCCGCGATCGAAGCGCAGAACTGGCAGCGCACGGTGAGCCGTGAAGTGTCGAGCAAGGCGCTCTCGGAGCTGACCGCCAAGGGCATGGTCTACAACGACGTGCCGGCCGCCGAAATGGCCAAGATGCGCGCCGCGGTGAAGCCGGTCTACGACAAGTTCTCCGCGGCCTACGACCCGGCTATCGTCACGCTCTTCAGGACCGAACTGGAACGCGTGTCCAAGCTGTGA